One Chloroflexota bacterium genomic region harbors:
- a CDS encoding sugar phosphate isomerase/epimerase, which translates to MRRFKYAYSALVYYGEDIGTSIDRVARFGYDGIELLGQPETYDAPAVRRRVSDAGIAVSSISSVISADRDFAHPDPEIRANALAYLNSLTDLAVDVGAPVIVGRPSASMKLLPLADPEDEWRWAVDGLRAAGEYAAERGVSVALECWTRFETYFLNRLEQAVELWEAIGLTNGGVMGDTFHMNIEESSLGDAIRHAGPHLAHMHLADSNRLPPGYGHADFREVLRALDEVDYTGWLAFELLPDTADPFTVFRAGGHADFFDRYTRDAITHMRRLEAELGATD; encoded by the coding sequence ATGCGGCGATTCAAGTACGCCTACAGCGCGCTGGTCTACTACGGCGAGGACATCGGCACGTCCATCGACCGCGTGGCGCGGTTCGGCTACGACGGCATCGAGCTCTTGGGCCAGCCCGAGACCTACGATGCGCCCGCCGTGCGGCGCCGGGTTTCCGACGCGGGCATTGCCGTCAGCTCGATCAGCTCGGTCATCAGCGCCGACCGCGACTTCGCCCATCCCGACCCGGAGATCCGCGCCAACGCCCTGGCCTACCTCAACTCGCTGACCGATCTGGCGGTTGACGTCGGCGCGCCGGTCATCGTGGGACGCCCCAGCGCCTCGATGAAGCTGCTGCCGCTGGCCGACCCCGAGGACGAGTGGCGCTGGGCGGTGGACGGCCTGCGCGCCGCCGGGGAGTACGCCGCCGAGCGCGGGGTGAGCGTGGCGCTGGAGTGCTGGACGCGCTTCGAGACCTACTTCCTCAACCGCCTGGAGCAAGCCGTCGAGCTTTGGGAAGCCATCGGCCTGACCAACGGCGGCGTCATGGGCGACACGTTTCACATGAACATCGAGGAATCGTCTCTCGGCGACGCCATCCGCCACGCCGGCCCGCACCTGGCGCACATGCACCTGGCCGACTCCAACCGGCTGCCGCCGGGCTACGGGCACGCCGACTTTCGCGAGGTGCTGCGGGCGCTCGACGAGGTGGACTACACCGGCTGGCTGGCGTTCGAACTGCTGCCCGACACCGCTGACCCCTTCACCGTCTTTCGCGCCGGCGGCCACGCCGACTTCTTCGACCGCTACACCCGCGACGCCATCACCCACATGCGTCGGCTCGAAGCCGAGCTAGGTGCCACAGACTGA
- a CDS encoding AAC(3) family N-acetyltransferase → MASDPLTRTASELTADLLQLGLPRGGLVMFHSSLRSIGTVEGAADTVVDALLAVIGPDGTLVAPTFTGQYHEPGFVFDPAETPVTTGAIPNHFFRRPEARRTVHIVQTVAAIGPLRDTIIDAGGDDGWDAQPCMRAIFDLDGWFLLLGVPYQSLTAGHFLEQEIGSHRRPRAVEGLQRLSDGRVVPLRSEAWGPDPSFPGMPERSYDFNRLGEGLERRGLVRRGAVGNAIARLVRARDLERTAREMFAADPELFFKVDGRVTPLRYGVTWSIPEGRHAGAELCVVDPAGVFRAPNG, encoded by the coding sequence ATGGCGTCAGACCCCCTAACCCGCACCGCCTCGGAACTCACCGCGGATCTGCTGCAACTAGGCCTGCCGCGCGGGGGCCTGGTGATGTTCCACAGCTCGTTGCGCAGCATCGGCACGGTCGAAGGCGCGGCGGACACGGTGGTCGACGCGTTGCTGGCGGTGATTGGACCCGACGGCACGCTCGTCGCGCCCACCTTCACCGGCCAATACCACGAGCCGGGCTTCGTCTTCGACCCGGCGGAGACGCCGGTCACCACCGGCGCCATTCCCAACCACTTCTTCCGCCGCCCGGAGGCGCGCCGCACGGTCCACATCGTGCAGACCGTAGCCGCCATCGGGCCGCTGCGCGACACGATCATCGACGCCGGCGGCGATGACGGCTGGGACGCGCAGCCGTGTATGCGCGCGATCTTCGACCTCGACGGGTGGTTCCTGCTGCTGGGCGTGCCCTATCAGAGCCTGACCGCGGGCCACTTCCTGGAGCAGGAGATCGGGTCTCACCGCCGCCCGCGCGCCGTCGAAGGACTTCAGCGCTTGTCAGACGGTCGAGTGGTTCCCCTGCGCAGCGAGGCGTGGGGACCCGATCCAAGCTTTCCCGGAATGCCGGAGCGCAGCTACGACTTCAACCGGTTGGGCGAAGGCCTGGAGCGGCGCGGCTTGGTGCGGCGCGGCGCGGTGGGCAATGCCATCGCGCGACTCGTCCGCGCCCGTGACCTGGAACGCACCGCCCGCGAGATGTTTGCGGCCGATCCGGAGCTATTCTTCAAAGTCGACGGCCGGGTGACGCCGCTGCGCTACGGCGTGACCTGGTCCATTCCCGAGGGCCGCCACGCTGGCGCCGAGCTCTGCGTGGTCGATCCGGCGGGGGTGTTTCGAGCGCCGAACGGGTAG
- the uvrA gene encoding excinuclease ABC subunit UvrA, protein MPENAIVVRGAREHNLKNIDVEIPRDKLVVISGISGSGKSSLAFDTLYAEGQRRYVESLSAYARQFLGQLEKPDVDQIEGLSPAISIDQKARSHNPRSTVGTVTEIYDYLRLLYARVGQPHCPECGKVLSRQTIQEMVDFVLDWDDGTRFLVLAPVVKHRKGEHKGVFDDARQAGFARVRVNGEVHTLDDVPALDRNFWHDIDIVVDRLAVRRDVQARLADSLETALKLAEGVVVLQVVDGEAFTLSESLACVDDGLSFPTLEPRSFSFNTPHGACPECDGLGAKLEIDPSLVIPNRKLSIDGGAIAPWARAAGTGPSMTRAVLDALAAKYGFTATTPIEQLRSEAVDVLLYGSATPLTVEHVGSRGRRRVYTFEFEGVVPNLRRRYQQTESDYVRGEIERYMTRRTCPACQGARLKRESLAVTVGDLSIHDATGKTVEAAARFFENLELSAREAAIAVQVLKEVRARLGFLESVGLEYLTLDRAADTLSGGEAQRIRLATQIGSSLVGVLYILDEPSIGLHQRDNRRLVQTLLGLRDLGNTVLVVEHDEETIRSADWVIDFGPGAGEHGGEVIADGPVETIERSEQSLTGAYLAGRESIPVPRGRRSGNGQTIYVEGAGANNLKDLTVGVPLGTFVCVTGVSGSGKSTLITDVLYRALAQRIWGSRDLPGPHRRIRNAEALDKVIEIDQSPIGRTPRSNPATYTAAFTPIRELFAAVPEARARGYKPGRFSFNVKGGRCEACQGQGLNKIEMQFLPDVYVTCEVCHGARYNREALEIRYKGKNIAEVLDMTVQDAHTFFANIPTIERKLGTLVDVGLGYIRLGQPATTLSGGEAQRVKLSSELAKRATGRTLYILDEPTTGLHFADTRRLIAVLQRLVDAGNTIIVIEHNLDVVKSADWIIDLGPEGGDGGGELVVAGTPEEVAADPDSYTGIFLARVLGSESGAAQSNGADRASPKQPAAVG, encoded by the coding sequence ATGCCCGAGAACGCCATCGTCGTCCGCGGCGCGCGCGAGCACAACCTCAAGAACATCGACGTCGAGATCCCGCGCGACAAGCTTGTCGTCATCTCGGGCATCTCCGGCTCCGGCAAGTCCAGCCTCGCGTTCGACACCCTTTATGCCGAAGGCCAGCGGCGCTACGTGGAGTCGCTCTCCGCCTACGCCCGGCAGTTCCTGGGGCAGCTCGAAAAGCCCGACGTCGACCAGATCGAGGGTCTCTCGCCGGCCATCTCCATCGACCAGAAGGCCCGCTCGCACAATCCCCGCTCCACCGTGGGCACCGTCACCGAGATCTACGACTACCTGCGGCTGCTGTACGCCCGCGTGGGCCAGCCCCACTGCCCGGAGTGCGGCAAGGTCCTTTCGCGGCAGACGATCCAGGAGATGGTGGACTTCGTCCTGGACTGGGACGACGGCACCCGATTTCTGGTTTTGGCGCCGGTGGTCAAGCACCGCAAGGGCGAGCACAAGGGCGTCTTCGACGACGCGCGGCAGGCCGGATTTGCCCGCGTGCGGGTTAACGGCGAGGTTCACACCCTGGACGACGTGCCGGCGCTCGACCGCAATTTCTGGCACGACATCGACATCGTGGTCGACCGCCTCGCCGTGCGCCGCGACGTGCAGGCCCGGCTGGCCGACTCGCTGGAGACGGCCCTCAAGCTCGCCGAGGGCGTGGTGGTGCTGCAAGTCGTCGACGGCGAGGCCTTCACGCTCAGCGAGTCGTTGGCCTGCGTCGACGACGGCTTGAGCTTCCCCACGCTCGAGCCGCGGTCGTTCTCCTTCAACACGCCGCACGGGGCGTGTCCCGAGTGCGACGGCCTGGGCGCCAAGCTGGAAATCGACCCCAGTCTCGTGATACCGAACCGAAAGCTCTCCATCGACGGCGGCGCCATCGCCCCGTGGGCGCGCGCGGCCGGCACCGGCCCGTCCATGACGCGCGCCGTGCTGGACGCCCTGGCCGCCAAATACGGCTTCACGGCCACGACGCCGATCGAGCAGCTCAGGTCCGAGGCCGTCGACGTGCTGCTGTACGGCAGCGCCACCCCCCTCACCGTCGAGCACGTGGGCAGCCGCGGCCGGCGCCGGGTCTACACGTTCGAGTTCGAGGGCGTCGTGCCGAATCTACGCCGCCGCTACCAGCAGACCGAGTCCGACTACGTGCGCGGTGAAATCGAGCGCTACATGACGCGCCGGACCTGTCCCGCCTGCCAGGGCGCGCGGCTCAAGCGCGAGAGCCTGGCCGTGACCGTGGGTGATCTTTCGATCCACGACGCTACCGGCAAGACCGTGGAGGCCGCCGCCAGGTTCTTCGAGAACCTCGAGCTCAGCGCGCGCGAGGCCGCCATCGCCGTCCAGGTGCTCAAGGAGGTGCGGGCGCGCCTGGGATTCCTCGAGTCCGTGGGCCTGGAATACCTCACCCTCGACCGCGCGGCGGACACGCTCTCCGGCGGCGAGGCCCAGCGCATCCGGCTGGCCACCCAGATCGGCTCCAGCCTCGTCGGCGTGCTCTACATCTTGGACGAGCCCAGCATCGGCCTCCACCAGCGCGACAACCGCCGGCTGGTGCAAACGCTGCTGGGGCTGCGCGACCTGGGCAACACCGTGCTCGTGGTCGAGCACGACGAAGAGACCATCCGCTCGGCGGACTGGGTGATCGACTTTGGTCCGGGCGCCGGCGAGCACGGCGGTGAGGTGATCGCCGACGGGCCGGTGGAGACAATCGAGCGCTCGGAGCAGTCGCTCACGGGCGCCTACCTCGCCGGACGCGAGTCGATCCCGGTCCCGCGCGGGCGGCGTTCCGGCAATGGCCAGACCATCTACGTCGAGGGCGCAGGCGCCAATAACCTCAAGGACCTCACCGTCGGCGTTCCGCTCGGCACCTTCGTCTGCGTCACCGGCGTGTCCGGTTCGGGCAAGAGCACCCTGATCACCGACGTGCTCTACCGCGCCCTGGCGCAGCGCATTTGGGGCAGCCGCGATCTTCCGGGCCCCCACCGCCGCATCCGCAACGCAGAGGCGCTGGACAAGGTCATCGAGATCGACCAGTCGCCCATCGGCCGCACGCCGCGCTCCAATCCGGCCACCTACACCGCCGCCTTCACGCCGATCCGCGAGCTGTTCGCCGCCGTGCCCGAGGCGCGTGCGCGCGGCTACAAGCCCGGCCGCTTCTCGTTCAACGTCAAGGGCGGGCGCTGCGAAGCGTGCCAGGGTCAGGGCCTCAATAAGATCGAGATGCAATTCCTGCCCGACGTCTACGTGACCTGCGAGGTCTGCCACGGCGCGCGCTACAACCGCGAGGCGCTGGAAATCCGCTACAAGGGCAAGAACATCGCCGAAGTGCTGGACATGACCGTGCAGGACGCCCACACCTTCTTTGCGAACATCCCGACGATTGAACGCAAGCTGGGCACGCTGGTGGACGTCGGCCTCGGCTACATCCGCCTGGGCCAGCCGGCAACGACCCTGTCAGGCGGCGAGGCCCAGCGCGTCAAGCTGTCATCCGAGCTGGCCAAGCGCGCCACCGGACGCACGCTCTACATCCTCGACGAGCCCACCACCGGCCTGCACTTTGCCGACACGCGGCGGCTGATCGCGGTGCTGCAGCGGCTGGTCGACGCCGGCAACACCATCATCGTCATCGAGCACAATCTGGACGTCGTCAAGAGCGCCGACTGGATCATCGACCTGGGTCCGGAGGGAGGCGACGGCGGCGGGGAGCTCGTCGTGGCCGGCACGCCGGAAGAGGTCGCCGCCGACCCCGACAGCTACACGGGCATCTTCTTGGCGCGGGTGCTCGGTAGCGAATCCGGTGCCGCGCAATCCAACGGCGCCGACCGTGCCAGCCCCAAGCAGCCGGCTGCCGTCGGCTAG
- a CDS encoding glucose 1-dehydrogenase, translated as MAESRVAIVTGGATGIGGAIARRLAADGERVLIADIADELSASNVAQIEAEGGTAAAIHSDVSRHDDIRAMIQHAVERWGRLDILVNNAFPAMEALPGGVEEVTEEQWDFGMSLLVKALFLGAKYAVPEMRRVGGGNIVNISSVHGLLMAKDYLVYEAGKSAAIGVTKQMAIQHGPDKIRVNAICPGHMVTENIQRVMWDDNPSGLELVADQYPLRRAGRPDEIASAVSFLCSEDASFVTGHALVVDGGLSIQLQENIGVQQANFMRRHPDTKPPY; from the coding sequence ATGGCTGAATCTCGTGTAGCGATCGTCACCGGCGGCGCCACCGGCATCGGCGGCGCCATTGCCCGCCGCTTGGCCGCCGACGGCGAGCGCGTGCTCATCGCCGACATCGCCGACGAGCTGTCGGCGTCGAACGTGGCGCAAATCGAAGCGGAGGGCGGCACGGCCGCCGCGATTCACTCCGATGTATCCCGCCACGACGACATTCGAGCCATGATCCAGCACGCCGTCGAGCGCTGGGGCCGCCTGGACATCCTCGTCAACAACGCCTTCCCCGCCATGGAAGCGCTGCCCGGCGGCGTGGAGGAAGTCACCGAGGAGCAATGGGACTTCGGCATGTCGCTCCTGGTCAAGGCCCTGTTCCTGGGCGCCAAGTACGCCGTACCCGAGATGCGCCGCGTCGGCGGCGGCAACATAGTCAACATTTCGTCGGTTCACGGCCTGCTGATGGCCAAGGACTACCTGGTCTACGAAGCGGGTAAATCCGCCGCCATCGGCGTCACTAAGCAGATGGCCATCCAGCACGGCCCCGACAAAATCCGCGTCAATGCCATCTGCCCCGGGCACATGGTCACCGAGAACATCCAGCGCGTGATGTGGGACGACAACCCGAGCGGGCTCGAGCTGGTTGCGGATCAATACCCGCTCCGCCGCGCCGGGCGACCGGATGAAATCGCCTCGGCCGTGTCGTTCCTGTGCTCCGAGGACGCCTCCTTCGTCACCGGCCACGCCCTCGTCGTCGACGGCGGCCTCTCCATCCAGCTGCAGGAAAACATCGGCGTCCAGCAGGCCAACTTCATGCGCCGCCATCCGGACACGAAACCGCCGTACTAG